The proteins below come from a single Drosophila suzukii chromosome X, CBGP_Dsuzu_IsoJpt1.0, whole genome shotgun sequence genomic window:
- the LOC108011126 gene encoding uncharacterized protein, translating into MSTEPNGGVQDEETVQNVNSKRLALDRALTNVVNMARRLNFSCAEGYKSLEESLEMAIPTDLKPIEDTASSSPVKTGSGKPCPKRKPNTPVRYTPKGSKFPKTESIPRTPRGVQCLTAHLPVPPPPPPPSPRCPQARELCLALERSDNLRIQFDKTDEVLNQLLNDAQAIDRQVAIQCQMQRDAELIRTMEAEYSGRSMRFLIEAIQEDCESQHVQELKKRCLDTLKRHEEREMQLESDEEDQDQEQDQSQDQDLEQEQDQSEGNGIGKGTQTDFYQNQNEIESTLIELEPPMDLQDHAAFQAGRSGAGDGHQGQTKIQEKTQGEDNLPVE; encoded by the coding sequence ATGAGCACTGAACCGAATGGAGGTGTTCAGGATGAGGAGACAGTGCAAAACGTGAATTCCAAGCGATTGGCTTTGGATCGGGCTCTGACTAATGTGGTGAATATGGCCCGCCGTCTTAATTTCAGCTGCGCTGAGGGCTATAAATCTCTCGAAGAATCCTTGGAGATGGCAATACCAACTGATCTTAAGCCTATAGAAGACACCGCAAGCTCATCACCCGTGAAGACGGGTTCTGGCAAACCCTGTCCAAAGCGTAAGCCGAATACTCCAGTGCGATACACGCCCAAGGGTTCCAAGTTCCCCAAGACAGAATCCATCCCGAGGACACCGCGTGGCGTCCAGTGCTTGACAGCTCATCTGCCGGTGCCACCGCCACCACCGCCGCCCTCACCTCGCTGCCCACAGGCCCGGGAACTTTGCTTGGCCCTGGAGAGGTCCGACAATCTGAGGATCCAGTTTGACAAGACCGACGAGGTATTGAATCAATTGCTAAACGATGCCCAGGCCATTGATCGCCAGGTGGCAATCCAGTGTCAAATGCAAAGGGATGCGGAGTTGATCCGCACCATGGAGGCGGAGTACAGTGGACGATCCATGAGATTCCTCATAGAGGCCATTCAGGAGGACTGCGAGAGCCAGCATGTCCAGGAACTAAAGAAACGATGTCTGGATACCCTGAAACGCCACGAGGAACGGGAAATGCAGCTGGAATCCGATGAAGAGGATCAGGATCAGGAACAGGATCAGTCTCAGGATCAGGATTTGGAACAAGAACAGGATCAGAGCGAGGGCAACGGCATCGGCAAGGGCACTCAAACCGATTTCTATCAAAACCAGAATGAGATTGAATCAACACTGATTGAACTGGAGCCTCCAATGGATTTGCAGGACCATGCAGCTTTCCAAGCAGGAAGATCCGGAGCAGGCGATGGTCACCAAGGCCAGACGAAAATCCAAGAAAAAACCCAAGGTGAAGACAACCTCCCAGTTGAATAG
- the GAA1 gene encoding glycosylphosphatidylinositol anchor attachment 1 protein, with amino-acid sequence MGLLSDPSISTQSKLVDGLARHVRKVCYTLYVAGVVWFFCLAMPEFNHGTYLSENALSPGLVYPEIRVDANRLAIQLLEELQRERKDHLSTTPHAWIAAKMNEFGLETHTHNYTLRYPFGGGKEYHGKNIYGILRAPRIASTEGIVFAAPYRAASSVHADISASVPLLLAFADFARRKNYWAKDLIFLVTEQEQLGMQAWLEAYHDGDRDVDVSKAYLRPGNLPARAGSLQAALNIEVQDLEIDHVDVRIEGLNGKLPNLDMFNLVQRIMAREGIASGYKQAPRKKRRHSQSAFEQNLRQMLTMLASQSSGVPNGNHGLFHRYRIDSLTIAANRRATHATLKGNPGSAAVPLLKAVEGIARSLNNLLERFHQSFFFYVLVNNDRYISIGDYMPALVALVACAFVKAYLTWSTLPVTNAELEAAAGLVRDPEQEQAPELDQDGELEVDSDLDKFELPYGSVLIYLTATLLIGFLCNVLPLQQYFLEIPMGAAPLTTSVLSFLSLIGFILPFVVVLPPGGLELLHVAFLLIYGCALIVIGLLNFALGFFSAVLTVPLVISLETKEENTRSTLRNSIRLATLIMNPMMVIYVIVLAMTFYQFPELPLQKIMLRAATAAMDASAYGLIDSVIYGNWLYFVICTIFLPLWIICWTLALSKRRDYTDYLDFDESPSTSPQPKMKTN; translated from the exons ATGGGCCTGCTGTCCGATCCGTCGATATCCACGCAGAGCAAGCTGGTGGACGGACTGGCGCGTCATGTCCGCAAGGTGTGCTACACCCTTTATGTGGCGGGTGTGGTCTGGTTCTTCTGTTTGGCGATGCCGGAGTTCAACCACGGGACGTATCTCTCCGAGAATGCCCTGTCCCCAG GCCTAGTTTATCCGGAGATCCGCGTCGATGCCAATCGCCTGGCCATTCAGCTGCTGGAGGAGCTGCAGCGTGAGCGCAAGGATCACCTGTCCACCACGCCGCATGCCTGGATTGCGGCCAAGATGAACGAGTTCGGCCTGGAGACGCACACCCACAACTACACCCTGCGCTATCCCTTTGGCGGCGGTAAGGAGTATCACGGCAAGAATATCTACGGTATACTGAGGGCTCCAAGGATTGCCTCCACCGAAGGCATCGTTTTTGCCGCGCCCTACCGCGCCGCCAGCTCCGTGCACGCGGACATCTCGGCCAGCGTACCGCTCCTGCTGGCCTTCGCCGATTTCGCCCGACGCAAGAACTACTGGGCCAAGGATTTGATCTTTCTGGTCACCGAACAGGAGCAGCTGGGCATGCAGGCCTGGCTGGAGGCCTATCACGATGGCGATCGGGATGTGGATGTGAGCAAGGCCTATCTGCGTCCCGGCAATTTGCCCGCTCGCGCTGGCTCGCTACAGGCTGCCCTGAATATTGAGGTCCAGGATCTGGAAATCGACCATGTGGATGTGCGCATTGAGGGCTTGAATGGCAAGCTGCCTAATCTGGATATGTTCAATCTGGTCCAGAGGATTATGGCCCGCGAGGGCATTGCCTCTGGTTACAAGCAGGCGCCGCGCAAGAAGCGTCGTCATAGTCAGTCCGCCTTCGAGCAGAATCTTCGCCAGATGCTGACCATGCTGGCCAGCCAGTCGTCGGGTGTACCCAATGGAAATCACGGTCTGTTCCATCGCTATCGGATTGATTCCCTGACCATAGCTGCCAATCGAAGGGCCACCCATGCCACGCTGAAGGGTAATCCCGGATCGGCGGCGGTGCCCTTGCTGAAAGCCGTTGAGGGAATAGCAAGGAGTCTGAATAATCTGCTGGAGCGCTTCCATCAGAGCTTCTTCTTCTACGTGCTCGTGAACAATGATCGCTACATCTCCATCGGGGACTATATGCCCGCTTTGGTGGCTCTGGTGGCCTGTGCCTTTGTCAAGGCTTATCTTACGTGGTCCACGCTGCCGGTGACCAATGCTGAGCTGGAAGCGGCTGCTGGTTTGGTCCGGGATCCGGAGCAGGAGCAGGCACCAGAGCTGGATCAGGATGGGGAACTGGAAGTCGACTCTGATTTGGACAAATTCGAGCTTCCATATGGCTCGGTGTTGATCTACCTCACCGCCACTCTGTTGATTGGTTTCCTCTGCAATGTGCTGCCTCTGCAGCAGTATTTCCTGGAGATTCCCATGGGCGCCGCCCCGCTGACCACCTCGGTGCTGAGCTTCCTGTCCCTGATCGGTTTCATTCTGCCCTTTGTGGTGGTTTTACCGCCCGGCGGCTTGGAGCTCCTGCACGTGGCCTTCCTGCTGATCTATGGCTGCGCTTTGATCGTCATCGGGCTGCTCAACTTTGCTCTGGGATTCTTTTCGGCTGTGCTGACAGTGCCGCTGGTCATCTCGCTGGAGACCAAGGAGGAGAACACGCGCAGCACGCTGAGGAACTCGATCCGCCTGGCCACGCTGATCATGAATCCCATGATGGTTATCTACGTGATCGTGCTTGCCATGACATTCTACCAGTTCCCGGAGCTGCCGCTCCAGAAGATCATGCTTAGGGCAGCCACCGCGGCCATGGATGCCTCGGCCTATGGGCTCATCGATTCCGTG ATCTATGGCAACTGGCTGTACTTTGTCATCTGCACCATCTTCCTGCCCCTATGGATCATCTGCTGGACCTTGGCGCTGTCCAAGCGACGAGACTACACCGATTACCTGGACTTCGATGAGTCGCCATCCACGTCGCCGCAGCCGAAAATGAAAACGAATTGA
- the mof gene encoding histone acetyltransferase MOF yields MSDAELEQPASAGHAEERPPEEEHEQEPEQETSEVYTMGGPPRTPVEDAAAELNASLDVSGSDQSADQSLDLSGAQTEVNVESEPPAKRPPRDISPISEDSTPTSSTSTSSTSTSSSSRYDDISEAEEAPPEPEQQQQHHHHQQQQEEGQVEQVDEEPVQHQHPHQDQDQDELQAQEQEVEVDRDIDTEDEPSSNTVICVADINTYGSGSNINDYAMDPNAPAKAIITEVVTIPAPLRINSGSHMSLQLPALRPPSPADEEVPETPASPTDDGEEPPAVGLSTYMRVRYMPEVPGLPTRLAPRDPRQRKMPPPAVVLPIQTVLSANVEAISDDSTETSSSEDDDDEEEEDEDDAMTMEHDSTSRETVITTGGDPMMRKIDISENPEKIYYIRREDGTVHRGQVLQSRTTDNPACPDEYYVHYVGLNRRLDGWVGRHRISDNADDLGGITVLPAPPMAPDQPSTSREMLAQQAAAAAAASSERQKRAGNKDYYLSYCENNRYDYSDRKMTRYQKRRYDEINHVQKSHAELTASQAALEKEHESITKIKYIDKLQFGNYEIDTWYFSPFPEEYGKARILYVCEYCLKYMRFRESYAYHLYECDRRRPPGREIYRKGNISIYEVNGKEESLYCQLLCLTAKLFLDHKVLYFDMDPFFFYILCETDKEGSHIVGYFSKEKKSLDNNNVACILVLPPHQRKGFGKLLIAFSYELSRKEGVIGSPEKPLSDLGRLSYRSYWAYTLLDLMKNRCAPEQITIKELSDMSGITHDDIIYTLQSMKMIKYWKGQNVICVTAKTIHDHLQLPQFKQPKLTIDTDYLVWNPPSAIARAPGSSG; encoded by the coding sequence ATGTCTGACGCGGAGCTGGAACAACCGGCCAGCGCGGGCCACGCGGAGGAGCGGCCGCCGGAGGAGGAGCACGAGCAGGAACCGGAACAGGAGACCAGCGAAGTGTACACAATGGGCGGTCCTCCGAGGACGCCGGTCGAAGATGCTGCGGCCGAATTGAACGCCAGTCTGGATGTCAGCGGGTCGGATCAGTCGGCGGACCAGTCGCTGGACCTCAGCGGTGCCCAGACAGAGGTGAATGTGGAGTCGGAGCCACCGGCGAAGCGACCACCTCGCGACATCAGTCCCATTTCGGAGGACAGTACGCCGACGAGCAGCACTTCAACCAGTTCCACCAGTACATCCAGCTCTTCCCGCTACGACGATATCAGTGAGGCGGAGGAGGCGCCCCCAGAAccggagcagcagcagcagcatcatcatcatcagcagcagcaggaagaGGGCCAGGTGGAGCAGGTGGATGAGGAGCCGGTTCAGCATCAGCATCCGCATCAGGATCAGGATCAGGATGAGTTGCAGGCGCAAGAGCAGGAAGTGGAGGTTGACCGAGACATTGACACCGAGGATGAGCCCTCCTCCAATACGGTCATCTGCGTGGCTGACATTAATACCTATGGCAGTGGGTCAAATATAAACGACTACGCCATGGATCCCAATGCGCCCGCCAAGGCCATTATTACCGAGGTGGTCACAATTCCTGCTCCTCTGCGTATCAACAGTGGATCCCACATGTCACTACAACTGCCGGCCCTGCGACCACCTTCTCCTGCTGATGAAGAAGTCCCCGAGACGCCCGCCTCGCCCACCGACGATGGCGAGGAGCCTCCCGCCGTTGGTTTGTCCACGTATATGCGTGTCCGCTATATGCCGGAGGTCCCCGGTCTGCCCACCCGCTTGGCGCCCCGTGATCCCCGGCAGCGAAAAATGCCACCGCCCGCCGTCGTGCTGCCCATCCAGACCGTACTCAGCGCCAATGTGGAGGCCATTTCCGATGACAGCACCGAGACGAGCAGTAGCGAGGATGACGACgatgaggaggaggaggatgaggACGATGCAATGACCATGGAGCACGACAGCACCTCCAGGGAGACGGTGATCACAACGGGCGGAGATCCGATGATGCGGAAGATCGATATAAGCGAAAACCCCGAGAAGATCTACTACATACGGCGCGAGGATGGCACCGTGCATCGCGGCCAGGTTCTGCAATCCCGCACAACGGACAATCCTGCCTGTCCCGATGAGTACTACGTACACTATGTGGGCCTGAATCGCCGCCTGGATGGCTGGGTGGGCCGGCATCGGATATCGGACAATGCGGATGATTTGGGTGGCATTACCGTTCTGCCGGCTCCACCAATGGCCCCCGATCAGCCCAGTACCAGCAGAGAAATGCTGGCTCAACAGGCAGCCGCAGCGGCAGCTGCCTCCTCCGAGCGGCAAAAGCGGGCGGGCAACAAGGATTACTATCTGTCGTATTGTGAAAACAATCGCTACGACTACAGCGACCGCAAGATGACACGCTACCAGAAGCGACGATATGATGAGATTAACCACGTGCAGAAGAGCCATGCGGAGTTGACTGCCTCGCAGGCGGCGCTGGAGAAGGAGCACGAGTCCATTACCAAGATCAAGTACATCGACAAGCTGCAGTTTGGCAACTATGAGATTGACACCTGGTACTTTAGTCCCTTTCCCGAGGAGTATGGCAAGGCTCGTATCCTCTATGTTTGCGAATACTGCCTAAAGTACATGCGGTTCAGGGAGAGCTACGCTTATCATCTGTACGAATGCGACCGGAGGAGACCACCCGGAAGGGAGATCTACCGCAAGGGTAACATATCCATCTACGAGGTGAACGGCAAGGAGGAGTCACTGTACTGCCAGCTGCTCTGCCTGACGGCCAAGCTGTTTCTGGACCACAAGGTCTTGTACTTTGACATGGATCCGTTCTTCTTTTACATCCTGTGCGAGACGGACAAGGAGGGCAGCCACATTGTGGGCTACTTCTCCAAGGAGAAGAAGTCACTGGACAACAATAATGTGGCCTGCATTCTCGTCTTGCCGCCGCATCAGCGCAAGGGATTCGGTAAGCTGTTGATCGCCTTTAGCTATGAGCTGTCGCGCAAGGAGGGTGTCATCGGCAGTCCAGAGAAGCCGCTCTCAGACCTGGGAAGGCTGAGTTACCGCAGCTATTGGGCGTATACGCTGTTGGATCTGATGAAGAACCGCTGTGCCCCCGAGCAGATCACCATCAAGGAGCTAAGCGATATGAGCGGCATCACCCACGACGACATCATCTACACGCTGCAGTCCATGAAGATGATCAAGTACTGGAAGGGTCAGAACGTCATCTGCGTGACGGCCAAGACCATACACGATCATCTCCAGCTGCCGCAGTTCAAGCAGCCCAAGCTGACCATCGACACCGATTACCTCGTCTGGAATCCGCCCAGTGCAATCGCCAGAGCTCCGGGTAGTTCCGGCTAG
- the Usp30 gene encoding ubiquitin carboxyl-terminal hydrolase 30 homolog — protein sequence MESEKILMAAGVTVAAVVGAFVFWGPSGSRLRQRRGQIAGLHNFGRTCFLNTLLQAMAACPQFIAWLQLYNNASPDRKSLITSMLNTLEVVNGTHATLRGDPHSPGAVLRALNALGWVIPQEEHDAHELFHVLLSSLEEEAIRPHPVGCLSDALPTDNDETSSFAGTATPVGGFRPISSMAAGLGASQRIGDQPNRPSSAMLTDFLNMEYDESTSLQRLVRSEAHTPDSPASVCEREGNDRLGSLLDAVSPGTPFGFPLASELESLATPTLGGERLSRPRLPHSQQEEGLNRRVSSSCRSLERLHRGPGRVSIWSNMMPSQVAHPFQGAMGAQIVCNGCGSKSAVRYDKFDSITLNLPPQRRTGLSLGHLLSDYITSEDLSDVKCDSCNETTTHTKSVTFAKLPACLCIHVARTVWLPTGQVCKRQDYVHFPESLSMAPYSFVQPHLNSQAGTPWGSTMSLYSSSLPMNNGVGGGEGFGTMFPKNLYRLLAVVVHSGEANSGHFVTYRRGSLRNAHRWFYTSDTIVREVSIDEVLSVPAYLLFYDRGQQRQLNLR from the exons ATGGAGAGCGAGAAGATTCTGATGGCCGCCGGAGTGACGGTGGCCGCCGTGGTGGGAGCCTTCGTTTTTTGGGGTCCCTCGG GCTCTCGGTTGCGCCAACGACGCGGCCAAATCGCCGGACTCCACAACTTTGGGCGCACCTGTTTCCTGAACACCCTGCTCCAGGCCATGGCCGCATGTCCTCAGTTCATCGCCTGGCTGCAGTTGTACAATAATGCCTCGCCGGATCGCAAGAGCCTGATCACCTCGATGCTTAACACCCTGGAGGTGGTCAACGGGACGCATGCCACCTTGCGCGGCGATCCCCATTCCCCGGGCGCCGTTCTGCGTGCACTAAATGCCCTCGGTTGGGTCATTCCGCAGGAGGAGCACGATGCCCATGAGCTGTTCCACGTACTATTGTCCTCCCTGGAGGAGGAAGCCATACGCCCGCATCCCGTGGGCTGTCTATCGGATGCTCTGCCCACGGATAACGATGAGACCAGCAGCTTTGCGGGCACAGCCACTCCGGTGGGAGGCTTTCGACCGATTAGCTCCATGGCAGCGGGTCTGGGAGCCAGCCAGAGGATCGGGGACCAACCTAACAGACCCTCGAGTGCCATGCTCACCGATTTCCTTAATATGGAGTACGATGAGAGCACCAGTTTGCAGCGATTAGTGCGTTCCGAGGCTCACACCCCGGATTCGCCGGCCTCCGTTTGCGAACGCGAGGGCAACGATCGCCTGGGATCCCTCCTGGATGCCGTTTCGCCGGGTACACCCTTTGGCTTCCCGCTGGCCAGTGAGCTGGAGTCCCTGGCCACACCGACATTGGGTGGTGAGCGTTTATCTCGGCCGCGGCTTCCACATTCCCAACAGGAGGAGGGCCTCAATCGCCGCGTGTCCAGTTCGTGTCGTTCGCTGGAGCGCCTGCATCGCGGACCCGGTCGTGTGTCCATCTGGTCGAATATGATGCCCAGCCAGGTGGCGCATCCGTTTCAGGGCGCCATGGGCGCACAGATCGTCTGCAATGGCTGCGGCTCCAAGTCGGCAGTGCGGTATGATAAATTCGATAGCATCACCTTGAATCTGCCGCCGCAGCGCAGGACTGGCTTGAGTCTGGGCCACCTGCTCAGCGATTATATCACCTCGGAGGATCTGAGCGACGTTAAGTGCGACTCCTGCAATGAGACGACCACGCACACCAAGTCGGTTACGTTTGCCAAGCTGCCGGCTTGCCTGTGCATCCATGTGGCGAGGACGGTGTGGCTGCCAACTGGACAGGTGTGCAAGCGACAGGACTACGTACACTTCCCCGAGAGCCTTTCCATGGCGCCGTACAGCTTCGTTCAGCCGCATCTCAACAGCCAG GCTGGCACTCCCTGGGGCTCCACGATGTCGCTGTATTCCTCCAGCCTGCCGATGAACAATGGAGTGGGTGGCGGCGAGGGCTTCGGCACGATGTTCCCCAAGAATCTGTACCGCCTGCTGGCCGTGGTGGTGCACTCGGGCGAGGCGAACAGCGGTCACTTTGTGACCTACAGGCGTGGCTCCCTGCGGAATGCCCACCG GTGGTTCTACACTTCCGATACGATTGTGCGCGAGGTGAGCATCGATGAGGTGCTGAGCGTGCCCGCCTATCTGCTTTTCTACGATCGCGGCCAGCAGAGACAGCTTAACCTACGCTAG
- the LOC108011165 gene encoding T-complex protein 11-like protein 1 has protein sequence MDAQENRNGQTGPSADQDELEELRMRTDSESSVDSMTRFVLPSLDGTPPKIVTLDEVSSMFKNLRNMELAHEIALNPEFKLQKYEPPSDSLEGAIKKMVHKAFWDLLRQQLDRQPPSYDQAIRLLAEIKECFPQLLSPNNERALAHINEVLDDSVIRQQAEKGTLDFRSYANFVINILSRSCSPARDEAVAALKEIDDVVDTFRSILELMSLMKLDMANFMLALARTEIAANSVQYEKEKFSKYLREFHGNAGFPATEDWLQRHRSSSHDETIYNAYMQLIDYPADKEFPELLRIDKERFAGLSWRAQRLILCASLISIAQSTPIISQRRENRIKLAQQLDIIVQDVKNQDQVATAIESCYEQIRSFVNKALEQENMPAMSDADQAALKNQVLKLANKASPVPSLMAKRLDGYVRVTLRSNGSIPPPPSGFVDFQEELVAFIASFRRLVSYNHAVFGEHFHKILNKAMGDEETESTTPPTGSGITAGQAQTAKP, from the exons ATGGATGCCCAGGAGAATAGGAATGGACAGACGGGTCCTTCAGCTGACCAGGATGAGCTGGAGGAGCTGCGGATGAGGACGGACAGCGAGAGCTCCGTGGACAGCATGACGCGCTTTGTGCTGCCCAGCTTGGATGGCACTCCGCCGAAGATCGTGACCCTGGACGAGGTGTCCAGCATGTTCAAGAACCTGCGGAACATGGAGCTGGCCCACGAGATAGCCCTCAATCCGGAGTTCAAGCTGCAGAAGTACGAACCGCCATCGGATAG CTTGGAGGGCGCCATCAAGAAGATGGTGCACAAGGCCTTCTGGGATCTGCTGCGCCAGCAACTGGACCGCCAGCCGCCATCGTATGACCAGGCCATCCGTCTGCTGGCCGAGATCAAGGAGTGCTTCCCCCAGCTTCTGTCGCCCAACAACGAACGCGCTTTGGCCCACATCAATGAGGTGCTCGATGACTCCGTAATCCGCCAGCAGGCGGAAAAGGGCACCCTTGACTTCCGGTCATATGCTAACTTTGTGATCAACATCCTCTCGCGATCCTGTTCGCCAGCCCGCGACGAAGCGGTGGCTGCCCTAAAGGAGATTGACGATGTGGTGGATACATTCCGCAGCATCCTAGAGCTGATGAGCCTGATGAAGCTCGATATGGCCAACTTTATGCTGGCATTGGCGCGCACCGAGATAGCCGCCAATTCGGTGCAGTATGAGAAGGAGAAGTTTAGCAAGTACTTGCGAGAGTTCCATGGCAATG CTGGCTTTCCGGCCACCGAGGATTGGCTACAGCGTCATCGCTCTAGCAGCCACGATGAGACCATTTACAATGCCTATATGCAGTTGATTGACTATCCGGCGGATAAGGAGTTCCCGGAACTGCTGCGCATCGACAAGGAGCGTTTCGCCGGCCTGAGTTGGCGTGCCCAGCGTTTGATCCTGTGCGCCTCGCTCATCTCGATTGCCCAGAGCACACCCATTATTTCGCAGCGTCGCGAGAATCGCATCAAGCTGGCCCAGCAGCTGGACATCATTGTGCAGGATGTCAAGAACCAGGA CCAAGTAGCCACTGCCATCGAAAGTTGCTACGAGCAGATTCGCTCGTTCGTTAACAAGGCTCTGGAGCAGGAGAACATGCCGGCCATGAGTGATGCCGACCAGGCGGCCCTCAAGAACCAGGTGCTCAAGCTGGCCAACAAGGCCTCTCCGGTGCCCAGTTTAATGG CCAAGCGGTTGGATGGCTATGTGCGGGTGACCCTCCGCTCCAACGGAAGCATTCCGCCGCCGCCATCTGGATTCGTGGATTTCCAGGAGGAGCTGGTTGCATTTATAGCCTCGTTCCGTCGCCTTGTGTCCTACAACCATGCCGTTTTCGGGGAGCACTTCCACAAGATCCTCAACAAGGCCATGGGCGACGAGGAAACCGAGTCCACTACTCCCCCAACAGGCAGTGGAATAACCGCTGGCCAGGCTCAGACTGCCAAACCTTAG